The DNA segment ACCGCTTCGCGTTCCCCGTGTCGACCGCGCGGCCCAGCGGGAGCACGACGACCAACTGGACGAGAGCGAAGGAGGCTCCGAACAGCCCCTCGACGAACCCGGTGGTCCCGAACAGGTCCGCGTACAGCGCCAGCGCGATGAGGATCGTCGAGTACGCCTGACTGCGCGCGAAGGCGGTGCCGGCCAGCGATCCGAACTCCGCGTCGCGCAGGAGCCGCACCGAATCTCCGAGGGCCATGAATCGCGGTGGGCGGTGTAGCGGGTACGGGTATAAAAGGTCGAGAGACCCGGCGGCGGCTGCTGGATTCGGAGGCGGATTGGGCGCGTCAGCCGCGTCGACACCGAGCCGTCGCTCAACGCTCCTTCAGACGCAACAAGAAACCTGATGGGTCGGGGCGGATTCGAACCTCGGTCGCTCCGTTCGCTGTCGCTCACTTCGCTCCCTGCTTCGAATCCGCGGCACCATCTCGTCGACGTGGACCGCTCGCTGTCGCTCGCGGTTGCGGCGTCGACAGAAATGGGCTGGGGCGGATTCGAACCGCCGACCTGCTCCGTGTGAAGGAGCCGTCATAACCTGGCTAGACCACCAGCCCGCTCGTGTCGAGGTATCCGACCTCCGGACTTAAGGGTTACTTTGTCGCGAGGATTCATTCCCCGAGCGCCCCACGATCCGCCCATGACCCACGAGCTCCGATTCCTCGAACGCGTGCGCCAAGGCGTCGCGAGCCTGCTGCACCTCCCGCTGTCGGCGTTCGGGCTGTACGCGGAACGGGAGACGCCCCGCGACCAGTACGCGCTCACGCTCCGCGAGCCGTACCCGCTCGTCGAGGCGCGGCTCCACCGGCTCGGCTTCGTCCGCAACCTCGTCTCCTCGCTGAAGTTCCGCGACTACGCGGCCCCGCCGGAGACGTCGGTCGCCAGCTGGGTGCGCTATCCCGACGGCGCGCTCGCGAGCGACGACCAGCTCCACCTCGCGCTGTTCGTCGGTCCCGACCGCTCGACGACCGACGTGTACGCCCACTGGGAGCCGTCGTGGATCCGCCACCCGATCCGCCACTACCGGGCGAACGACGTCGACGCCGAGAAGGGGGTCGAGCGCACCCGTGCGCTGTTCGAGCGGGAGGGGGTCGAGTACGCCGTGCGACCGGCGGACGAGCGCCTCGCTGGGGCGATGGCGACCGCGGAGAACGGAGAGAGTTGAGGCGTTACTCCTCGGCGGCGTCGTGGCCGCGGTACTCCTTCACGCGCGCTCGGGCCGAGGCGACGGCCTCGCGCACCTCGCCCTCCGCGCGCTCCTCCAGCTTCTTCAGGTCGTCCTGGAGCCGGTCCAGCCGCGAGGGCTCCGGCTCCTCCTCGGTGCCGACGAGCTCCTTCACGCGGGCCTCGACGGGCTCGATCTCCTCTTTCACGCCCGCCTTCGCGTGCTCCGCCGCTCGACCGAGGTAGTACCGTGCGTCTTCGAAGTGCTTGCTCATATCTGTCCTTTGGATGGCGACGGATATATTCTTTGTGGCCGCGGGGAGGCGACAGGATTGTGCGCCGACACTCGATCGCCGCTGCTCGCCGGTCCGTCTCGTCGTCGACGCGGCGGAGGACCGCCCGTGGACCCGTCAGTACGAGGGCGACTCCTCGGGCTCGCCGTCGCGCGCGTTCGCGACCCGGCCGAGCGTGAACAGCAGGTCGGAGAGGCGGTTGAGGTACGAGACCACCGTCTCGTTGATCGGCTCGGAGCGCGCGAGCTCGACGACCCGGCGCTCGGCGCGGCGCGTCACGGTCCGGGCGTGGTGGAGGCGCGCGCCCGACTCGCCGCCGCCGGGGAGGACGAACGACGTCAGCGGCTCCAGCTCCTCGTCGAAGGCGTCGATCCGGTCTTCGAGACGCTCGACCAGCTCGGACTCGACCTGCGGATCGTCGGGATCCGGGTCCGGGTTCGCGAGGTCCGCCTGCACCACGTGGAGGTGGTTCTGGACCGTCTCCAGCAGGTCGTCGAGGTCGTCGTGCCCGGTCGGGCGCACGGTCCCGATCAGCGCGTTCGCCTCGTCGACGGTCCCGTACGCCTCGATCCGCGGGCTGGACTTCGACACGCGGCTCATGTCGCGGAGGTCGGTGTCGCCCTGGTCGCCGCGTCCGGTGTAGATGGTCATGCGAGGGTCCGGTCGACGTACTCTACGATGTTCGCGCTCTCGGCCATCGTCACGCCGCGGTCCTCGTCGATCAGGACCGGGACGCCGCGCTGGCCGCTGACACGCTTCACGTCGTCGCGGTCGGAGTGGAGCGCGTCGACCCACTCGGTCTCGTACTCGATTCCGGCGTCGTCGAGCGCGTCGGACACCTTCTCGCACCACGGACAGCCGTCGAGCGCGTAGAGTCGGATCGCCATACCCGTTCGATCGGCGCGCGGCGGCAAGAAGGTACGGCCTCGGCGACCTACAGCTCGTGGTACGACGCCATCCCCTCGCGGAACGCCGGCGGGACCGGCGCGGGTTCGCCGGAGTCGGGGTCGAGGCTGACGAGCGTCGCCTGGCCCTCGGCGACGACCGCGCCGTCGACCCGCAGCTCGTGCGTCATGGTCACGCTCGAGCGACCGATCTCGGCGACGTCGAGCTCGACCGCGACGGTCCCGTCCGTCAGCTCGACCGGCCGGCGGAAGTCCAGCGAGAGCGACGCCAACACCGTCGACACCCGCGAGAGGTCGGCGTCGAGGACGTCGCGGAAGTACTCCGTCCGGGCCTGTTCGACGTACGTCGCGTAGACGGCGTTGTTGACGTGGCCCATCGCGTCGATGTCTCGGAAGCGGACGTCGATCTCGGTCGCGTAGGTGCTCATGTCGGGTCGTCCGCGGGAGGCGGTATGTAGGCGTCGGGATCGGTCGGCGGCCGCGTCCGGCGTCGGTCGATGAAAACGGGGGGAGCCGTCGTCAGTACAGCAGCTCGTCGTCGTTCTCGATCATGTACAGCGACCGGGCGGCGATGTTGACGGCGTGGTCGCCGACGCGTTCCAGGTCGCGGATCGTGAGGAGGAGCCGCGAGACGTTCCGCATCGTCCCCTCCACGTCCGCCTCCTCACGGAGCTCGTCGCGCTCGATGAGGTCGCGGACGACGAGTTCGCTCGCGGCCTCGCAGGCGGCGTCGAGTTCCTCGTCCGCCTCGGCGACGGCGTAACACAGCTCCGGGTCCGACTCCGCGTACGCGTCCATCGCCTCGTCCAGCATCGCCAGCGTGTCGTCGCCGATGCGCTGGACGTCGACGTCGGGGAACACCTCGCGGTCCGCCCGCTTCGCGTACCCGCCGAGGTTCGTCGCCAGGTCCGCGATCCGCTCGAGGTCGGTGATGATCTTGAACGAGGCCGCGATGAACCGCAGGTCGCCCGCCACCGGCTGCTGGAGCGCGATGAGATCGGTGCACTGTCCCTCCAGTTCGAGGTACAGGTCGTTGATCTCGGCGTCGCCGGTGATGACCTCTTCGCCCAGCTCGGCGTCCTGGGTCTCCAGGGCGTCGAGTCCCATCCGGAGCCGCTCCGCGACGAGTTCGCTCATGTAGAGCACGTCGTCGCGGAGCCCCTCCAGCTTCGACTGGTACTGTTCGCGTGGCATCGTGTTGGCGTATCCGCCTCACCGGACGTATAAAAACACGTCGGCGACCGAACGATCGGTTTCTCTCCCCCGCCGGCGTGCGACCGTCGCGATCGCGGTCGCATGCGCTCCCGCTCGGGAGTCGCGGTCGGCTACGACTCCGCGCCGATCGCGTCGTCGGCGGTGCGCCCCGGGAGGAACGTCCCGGTCTCGCGGCGGACGCCGACGAGCAGCGCCACGCCCGCGGCGAGCGGCATGACCGCGCACGCGGCGTAGATCGGCGCGAAGCCGACCGTCTCGATCAGCGGCAGCGACACCATCGGCCCGAGCCCGCCGCCGATGTCCCCGAACACGTTGTTCGTCCCGGAGGCCCGCCCCATCCGCTCGTCGGGGGTGAGGTCGGCCAGCAGCGCCATCATCGGGCCGCTCGTGCCGCCCTGTCCGGCGCCGATGAAGACGCAGGCGAGCGCGAGGTCGACGACGGACCCCGACCGGGCGAGCAGCAGGAACCCGACGCACGAGACGACGAGGAAGGTCAACAGGATCGGCGTGCGCGACTCCCGGGTGTCCGATATCCGACCGCCGACGAGCATGAAGAAGGCGGCGGAGAGGACGGTGCCGGCCATGAACAGCCCGGAGGTCCCCTGCGGGGCGAGCCCGAACAGCGAGATGTCGTTCTCGCCGAGGAACAGCACGAGCGTGGAGAACAGCGCGCCGATGTACGCGAACAGGAGCCCGAAGTTGACCAGCCCGACCGTGAGCGCCGGGACCGCGGTGTCGACGTCCCACGGCTTGATCGAGTCCCCCGAGCGGTCGCCCGTGACGTGCGTCTCCGGGACGTACCGGTGGGCGACGACGCTGGCGGTGAGCGCGAACGCGGCGGCGACGACGAAGGCGGCGGCGTTGCCGGCCAGCGACGAGACGATCCCGCCGAGCACGAGTCCGGCCGGGAACCCCATCGTGATGCCGCCGCGGACGACGCCCATGTTCGTCCCGCGCGACCCGCTGTCGGAGAGGTCGGCGGCGATGGTGTACGCGGTCGCGAACACCGCGGCGGAGCCGAATCCCCAGAGGACCCGTGCGAGGAGGAACCACGTCTCGGGCGCAACGACGACCGACAGCGGCGTGAACCACCACTCCGGACCGATCGCGACGGAGCCGACCGCGACCCGCGGCAGCGACGCCGCGAGCGGACGGAGCGACTCGGCCGGCGGCATCGCGAGCGCGACGACGTACCCTAAGGTGGCGATCCCCTCGACTAAGAGCCCGTACACGAACGGCTTGCGCGTCCCGTACCTGTCGACGAGGGCCCCGGCCGGCGCGTTCGCGACGAGCCGCACCCAGCGGTTCGCCGAGAGGATGACGCCGACCATGAACGCCGAGATGCCGAGGACGGCGCCGAGGTTCGGGAGAATCGGGAAGACGACGCCGCCGCCGAACCCGACGAAGAACGTGCTGGCGATCACCGCGAGCAGCACGGTCGGCGGGCGGTCGAAGCCGAACCACCCCATCTCAGGGGCCCCGCGGGGAAGCCGAATCGCTCCCGCGTCGCGGCGAGTTCCGCCCGCACCGCGCCGCGACGGCGGTCATTCCCCCTCGTCCGCGCGGTTCATCTCGGCGATACCGTCTTCCAGCGAGGGGAGCGCCACGTCCTCGGCGAGCAGCGGCTCGACGATCCGCTGGAGGGTCGCCTCGGCGACTCGGCGGGTGTACGTCGGCTCGGGGAGGTCGTCGATGTCGACCGCGTCGTCGCCGTCACCGCCGGTGAGCGTGATCTGTCGGGTCCGCGCGCCGTCGAGGGTGGCGACGACGAGCGCCGCCGTCTCCCCGACGTCGACCTCGCGGAACGTTCCCGCTTCGATCCCCGACTCGAGGATGTCGGCGACCGTGCCGCGGAGCAGGCGGTCGCTCCTGACGAGCTGCTCGCGGATGCGCTCGTTGAACGGCCCCTGCGTCCGGAGTTCGAGGAGGGCGATGTGGAACGCCTCGCGGTCGACGGCGTCGGCCTCGAAGACGAACCAGCCGACGAACCCCGCGAGCCGCTCGACCGGGGGGTCGTCGGCGTGGGCGCGGATCCGCGCCTCGGAGTCGGTGATGACGTAGTCGAGGAACGCGACGAGTAAGTCCTCCTTCGTGTCGTAGTGGTAGTGGAGCAGCGACTTGCTCTTCGAGCACTCGTCGGCGATGTCCTGCATCGTCACGTCGGCGTAGCCGTGGGCGCGGAGCGCGCGGTAGACCCCGTCCATGATCTCCTCGGCCGCGCTCGGCTGGTCGCTCATTGACTGACCGGTCAGTCAGCAACTGATAAATCCCTAACGGTCGGGGTCCGAACGGCCGGTTCCCGGGGCGCGATCGACTCCCGTTCGAGGACCGCCGAACCGCGCTCGCAAAATGCCCGCGGTCCGCGAACGTGGCGGTCGCTCACGGGCGTAGAACGGTCGAAAAGCCGATACAACCTTGAAACGTCGCCGGCGGTTACAGACGGGTGACGTTCGTGGCGCGCGGACCCTTGTCCGCCTCCTCGATGTCGAACTCGACTTCCTGACCTTCCTCGAGGTCCGGGCCGCCGACGTCCTCCATGTGGAAGAACACGTCCTCGTCCGCGTCGTCAGTCTCGATAAATCCGTAGCCGCCGGTGTCGTTGAAGAAGTCAACCTTCCCTTTCGCCATTGCGTCCGTAAGAGCGAGAGGAGTACATAAAAGGCTTCCGCGAACGAGGTCGCCGTGCTACTCGTGAGCACATCACGATACGGCGAGGGTCCGTCGGGGTCGATCCCGCCGTGTTAGAAACTACTATACGACCCCAGTGCGGAACCGTTAGACATGAGTCAGTCGTACAATCGAGGCCTCATCGAGGACTTCAGTCGGTGGCGGGAGTTCGAGGCGGGGATGTGGGCCTGGATCTTCCATAAGTTCACGGGATGGGTGCTCATCGGTTACCTGTTCACCCACATCGCCGTGTTGAGCACCGGAATCCCGGCTGCGGGCGCGGGCGAGGCCGCGATCATGGCCGGAGAGGACGTGTACACCCAGACGATCGTCAGCCTCGAGAGCCTGCTCTTAGTGCGGCTCCTCGAGGTCGGCCTGCTCGCGGTGGCCGTCTTCCACATGCTCAACGGCACCCGACTCCTCCTCGTCGACCTCGGCGTCGGCCTGGACGCACAGGACAAGAGCTTCTACGCGTCGCTGATCTTGACCGGAGCGATCACCGTCGCGTCGGTGCCGACGTTCATCGCGGGGGCGTTCTGAGATGGCGGAGCGCTACTCCTCGTTCAAGTCGGGCGGCCGGATGTGGCTGCTCCAGCGGATCACGGCGGCGTTCCTGCTCGTCGTGTTAGCCTTCCACTTCTTCCTGCTCCACTTCGTACACCACGCGGACGAGGTCTCGTTCCTCGCCAGCTCGGCGCGGATGGAGCAGATCAGCTACTACTCGCTGATGATCCTCTTCCTCGTGACCGCGACGTTCCACGGGGTCAACGGGGTGTACAACGCCCTCGTCAACCAGGGGCTCACCGGCACCAAACGCACCGTCATCAAGTGGACCCTCGTCGCCGCGAGCGCGGTCCTGATCGTTCAGGGCGTGCGCACCGCGAACGCGTGGGCGGGAATCGGACTCTACTGAACCGACCATGAGCACACAGATACCCAAGCAGACCGAGGAATCGAGCGAGACCGAAGCGGAGGCCGAAGCCCCCTCCAAGGGCGACGAGCGGCGGACTGAGAAGCGCCGCCGGGCCGCGGAGGAGCGCGCCCGTCGGCAGGCCGAGGAGGCCGAGAAGGCGGCGGCCGACGAGGAGACGATCGAGCTGAAGGTGTTCCGGTACGACCCCGAGGTGGAGGGGAAACAGGAGCCCCGGTTCGACACGTTCCACGTCCCGTTCACCAAGGGGATGACCGTCCTCGACGCGCTGATGTACTCGCGGGACAACTACGACTCCTCGCTCACGTTCCGCCACTCCTGTCGGCAGGCCGTCTGCGGCTCGGACGCCATGTTCGTCAACGGCGGCCAGAAGCTGGCGTGTAAGACGCAGATCGTCGACCTGCAGGAGCCGATCCGCGTCGAGCCGCTCCCGCACGCCGAGGTCGAGAAGGACCTCGTCGTCGACATGGAACACTTCTACGACCAGATGGAGGCCGTCGAGCCGTACTTCCAGACGAACGAGTACCCCGACGGCGAGCTGGAGGAGCAGCGCCAGACGCGGGAGAACCGCGAGAAGGTGAAGATGTCGACGCGCTGTATCTGGTGTGGCGCCTGCATGTCCTCGTGTAACATCGCCGCCGGCGACAACGAGTACCTCGGGCCCGCCGCGATCAACAAGGCGTACCGGTTCGCCATGGACGAGCGCGAGGGCGAGGACATCAAGCAGGAGCGGCTGGAGATCATCGAGCAGGAGCA comes from the Halorubrum depositum genome and includes:
- a CDS encoding DUF7553 family protein, which codes for MSKHFEDARYYLGRAAEHAKAGVKEEIEPVEARVKELVGTEEEPEPSRLDRLQDDLKKLEERAEGEVREAVASARARVKEYRGHDAAEE
- a CDS encoding cob(I)yrinic acid a,c-diamide adenosyltransferase; amino-acid sequence: MTIYTGRGDQGDTDLRDMSRVSKSSPRIEAYGTVDEANALIGTVRPTGHDDLDDLLETVQNHLHVVQADLANPDPDPDDPQVESELVERLEDRIDAFDEELEPLTSFVLPGGGESGARLHHARTVTRRAERRVVELARSEPINETVVSYLNRLSDLLFTLGRVANARDGEPEESPSY
- a CDS encoding glutaredoxin family protein, translated to MAIRLYALDGCPWCEKVSDALDDAGIEYETEWVDALHSDRDDVKRVSGQRGVPVLIDEDRGVTMAESANIVEYVDRTLA
- a CDS encoding thioesterase family protein — encoded protein: MSTYATEIDVRFRDIDAMGHVNNAVYATYVEQARTEYFRDVLDADLSRVSTVLASLSLDFRRPVELTDGTVAVELDVAEIGRSSVTMTHELRVDGAVVAEGQATLVSLDPDSGEPAPVPPAFREGMASYHEL
- the phoU gene encoding phosphate signaling complex protein PhoU, which encodes MPREQYQSKLEGLRDDVLYMSELVAERLRMGLDALETQDAELGEEVITGDAEINDLYLELEGQCTDLIALQQPVAGDLRFIAASFKIITDLERIADLATNLGGYAKRADREVFPDVDVQRIGDDTLAMLDEAMDAYAESDPELCYAVAEADEELDAACEAASELVVRDLIERDELREEADVEGTMRNVSRLLLTIRDLERVGDHAVNIAARSLYMIENDDELLY
- a CDS encoding MFS transporter, with amino-acid sequence MGWFGFDRPPTVLLAVIASTFFVGFGGGVVFPILPNLGAVLGISAFMVGVILSANRWVRLVANAPAGALVDRYGTRKPFVYGLLVEGIATLGYVVALAMPPAESLRPLAASLPRVAVGSVAIGPEWWFTPLSVVVAPETWFLLARVLWGFGSAAVFATAYTIAADLSDSGSRGTNMGVVRGGITMGFPAGLVLGGIVSSLAGNAAAFVVAAAFALTASVVAHRYVPETHVTGDRSGDSIKPWDVDTAVPALTVGLVNFGLLFAYIGALFSTLVLFLGENDISLFGLAPQGTSGLFMAGTVLSAAFFMLVGGRISDTRESRTPILLTFLVVSCVGFLLLARSGSVVDLALACVFIGAGQGGTSGPMMALLADLTPDERMGRASGTNNVFGDIGGGLGPMVSLPLIETVGFAPIYAACAVMPLAAGVALLVGVRRETGTFLPGRTADDAIGAES
- a CDS encoding TetR/AcrR family transcriptional regulator is translated as MSDQPSAAEEIMDGVYRALRAHGYADVTMQDIADECSKSKSLLHYHYDTKEDLLVAFLDYVITDSEARIRAHADDPPVERLAGFVGWFVFEADAVDREAFHIALLELRTQGPFNERIREQLVRSDRLLRGTVADILESGIEAGTFREVDVGETAALVVATLDGARTRQITLTGGDGDDAVDIDDLPEPTYTRRVAEATLQRIVEPLLAEDVALPSLEDGIAEMNRADEGE
- a CDS encoding cold-shock protein → MAKGKVDFFNDTGGYGFIETDDADEDVFFHMEDVGGPDLEEGQEVEFDIEEADKGPRATNVTRL
- the sdhC gene encoding succinate dehydrogenase, cytochrome b556 subunit, with protein sequence MSQSYNRGLIEDFSRWREFEAGMWAWIFHKFTGWVLIGYLFTHIAVLSTGIPAAGAGEAAIMAGEDVYTQTIVSLESLLLVRLLEVGLLAVAVFHMLNGTRLLLVDLGVGLDAQDKSFYASLILTGAITVASVPTFIAGAF
- a CDS encoding succinate dehydrogenase: MAERYSSFKSGGRMWLLQRITAAFLLVVLAFHFFLLHFVHHADEVSFLASSARMEQISYYSLMILFLVTATFHGVNGVYNALVNQGLTGTKRTVIKWTLVAASAVLIVQGVRTANAWAGIGLY
- a CDS encoding succinate dehydrogenase/fumarate reductase iron-sulfur subunit; the encoded protein is MSTQIPKQTEESSETEAEAEAPSKGDERRTEKRRRAAEERARRQAEEAEKAAADEETIELKVFRYDPEVEGKQEPRFDTFHVPFTKGMTVLDALMYSRDNYDSSLTFRHSCRQAVCGSDAMFVNGGQKLACKTQIVDLQEPIRVEPLPHAEVEKDLVVDMEHFYDQMEAVEPYFQTNEYPDGELEEQRQTRENREKVKMSTRCIWCGACMSSCNIAAGDNEYLGPAAINKAYRFAMDEREGEDIKQERLEIIEQEHGVWRCQTQFSCTEVCPKDIPLTEHIQELKREAVKSNLKFW